The Pirellulales bacterium DNA segment AAAATAAGGGGGTGGATGCTGGATAATCGATCCTGAATGCTGGATGTTTTATGAATCGTGCGGGGCGTCCATAGGCGAAATCATGCAAAAGCGCGGGGCGGGCATGGGGAAGCCGTCAAGCGATAAACCTTGAGCGAACTGCAAAACGGCCGGGCGGTGGCCGCGGGTTGCGATGTGCGGAGTTTAACTTGTCAAAAATCATCGGCCACCGCATGCCGTTCGGCACGGCGGGCCGCACCAGCGATGGTGCTTGCATGTTCATGTTATCGCATGTATATGTATCTGTCAAGAGGTGCGAGATAAGGAATATGGGATTAGGGCTGCCGGGCGGGGATCAGACCACGAAAACACGAAAACGCGAACGAAAATAGCGACCACTTGCCCGGTAGCCCGTGATTTTCCAAGGTCGGCTCGCGGGGGGATGATTTCGGCGGTTTGATGACTGGCCAGCGTGGCCTCCTGGCCCAAGCTACCCCCGCACCCTTGCCGCCGCTGTCCGCAAGTCCTGGGCTATCGCAATCCCACCTTCCGAACTGTTACGGCTTGGTCAGTTCGATACTCATCATCTTATATTCCTTGCCGCTCTTTGGGTCGGTGCCGAACATTTCCATCGTCTTGCTGTTTGGGTTCTTGTAGGTTTCCACTTGGCGCATGGTGGCCGGCTTTTTCGTCAGTGGGCATGTGAAACGGTAATTGATTGTCAGCGTTTTGCCATCGGGCGACAGTTCGACGTTGCCGACCGACATTCCTGTGCCGCAGTTGTCGAGCCAGATGGCTTGAAACTGCTTGGATACGTTGTCGTAACCCACGATTCCCATGCCGCGGTATGGCCCCATCCCTGGAATCTCTCCGGAGAAGTCCACCTTCACGAAACGCCCGTCCATGAGCGGCGTCACGGTCGATGAACAATCGGACTTTGCAGGTTCCGCATCGAGGCCCATCCACATCGTTTGCTTTCCCGTCCACGTGCCGATGTCATTCGCCAACTTTTTGTGCATCTCGCCAGGTGCGCCCGCCGCCATACAAGCTTGCAAATCTTCCATGGTCCAACCCTTGGGCAGCTTGAAATCCGGCAGACGGGCGGGTTTGGATTCCGTCGCTGGATCGGCCTGCGCAATCGAAACGACCATGCTTGCGGCAAGACCAACGGCCGCTAGCAACACGGGGGCAAACAGTTTCTTGTGGCTCATGGGAATTCTCCGAAGTAAGAGTAGGAACGAGCGCCGGCGAAACCCGGAATCGCGCGGCCGACTTGGATCATTTATACACATTTCTATTTATAAGCCCAGTAGGCGCTGTTCGCTGGAAATGTGCCACTTCTAGGTCGTCGGCAGGCCGGGCAGTTCGATGAGGGGTCGAATTTCGACCGCCCCAATCGGCAGCCCCGGATGCCTGGCCGCAATCGCAATTGCCTCGTCGAGATTGTCGACGTCGATGACATAGTAGCCCCCCAGCACCTCGCGAGTCTCCGCATAGGGGCCGTCGGTCACGACCGGTTTTCCCTCGCGGACGCGGACGCTGACGGCGGTTGACGACGACTCCAGCGGCGCAGCATCCAAATATTGGTCGCGGGCGTCTAGCTCGTGCGTGAGCTCGACGGCTGCTTGCATCGCTTGCCGCAGCGCCGGCTCGCCGGCCTGTTGCCATGCTTTCTCGTCGTCGTAGCAAAGCAGCATGTATTTCATGGTTGTTCCTGTTTGGTTAAGCTGGCCGCGATGGGGCGGACCTTTTTTTCGGCAGACCGGTTAGTTCCACGACAGGCCGCACTTCAACCGTTCCCCAACGCGCGGCAGGAATTCGCCGGGCAACCGCAATCGCCTCGTTCAGATCCTTGACCTCAATCAAGAAATATCCGCCGAGAAGTTCGCGGGTCTCGGCAAATGGCCCATCGGTCACCATTCGTTTGCCCTCGCGAATTCGCACGGTCGTTGCCGTTGCCGCCGATTGCAGCGGCGATGCGGCCAGATACTGGCCGCGGGCGCTCAATTCGTGCGTCAACTCCGTCGATTCGACGTAGCAATGTTGCCGCTCTTCGTCGGTGATGGCATTTTCGGCAGCGTAAATGAGCAGCATGAATTTCATGACGTCTTCGACTCCACTAAGAGCACACGTTTTGAGCTGTCGGCTTGACGGTCGCGACGATCACTTCATGTTTGGGTGTGGCACGACAACCATCCAAGAAATTCCAAAGCGATCGACAACCACGCCAAATCGAGGCGAGAAAAACGTCTTCGCCAGCGGCATTTGCACCTGACCGCCGCTGCTCAAGGCGTTAAACAGTTTATCCGCTTCCGCTTCGTTGGCCGGCGAAAGGGCTAATGAAATGCCTTGGAATGTCGGTTTGCCCGTGCAATGACAATCGGAGGCCATGAGGGTAGTTTCGCCAACTTTGAAACTGGCATGCATCACCTTGTTTTCGCAGCCGGCCGGTATGCAGCCGGGGGTGCTAGGCTCGGGGATTTCGCTGAACCGCATCAAGGTATCAACTTTGGCGCCAATCGCCGTTTGGTAAAACTCAAGCGCTTCTTCGGTACGACCATCAAAATTCAAGTAGTTTTTAACGTCCATATTGGGTTCCTTTCAAACGGTGAGTAGTCATTGACATTTGATTGACCGCGCATTGGCGCGATGGATCGCTTGGTTGGCCAACGGCCTTTTACTTCGCAATTAGCGACAATTCGCGTCGATCGGCGATTTGGTTC contains these protein-coding regions:
- a CDS encoding YciI family protein, with amino-acid sequence MKFMLLIYAAENAITDEERQHCYVESTELTHELSARGQYLAASPLQSAATATTVRIREGKRMVTDGPFAETRELLGGYFLIEVKDLNEAIAVARRIPAARWGTVEVRPVVELTGLPKKRSAPSRPA
- a CDS encoding DUF1579 domain-containing protein, translated to MSHKKLFAPVLLAAVGLAASMVVSIAQADPATESKPARLPDFKLPKGWTMEDLQACMAAGAPGEMHKKLANDIGTWTGKQTMWMGLDAEPAKSDCSSTVTPLMDGRFVKVDFSGEIPGMGPYRGMGIVGYDNVSKQFQAIWLDNCGTGMSVGNVELSPDGKTLTINYRFTCPLTKKPATMRQVETYKNPNSKTMEMFGTDPKSGKEYKMMSIELTKP
- a CDS encoding YciI family protein; its protein translation is MKYMLLCYDDEKAWQQAGEPALRQAMQAAVELTHELDARDQYLDAAPLESSSTAVSVRVREGKPVVTDGPYAETREVLGGYYVIDVDNLDEAIAIAARHPGLPIGAVEIRPLIELPGLPTT
- a CDS encoding VOC family protein, with translation MDVKNYLNFDGRTEEALEFYQTAIGAKVDTLMRFSEIPEPSTPGCIPAGCENKVMHASFKVGETTLMASDCHCTGKPTFQGISLALSPANEAEADKLFNALSSGGQVQMPLAKTFFSPRFGVVVDRFGISWMVVVPHPNMK